The genomic segment ACGAGTATCAAATACTAGCTGTAAGGGGGTAGGGTTATCGGTTGTTTCTGTATTTGAACATTCTGAATTGTCAGGTAGGCAATATGGGCCAGAGCTATAGCTTGATACTCCCGCGATTGGCTCAACAACAGCTAAGGTTCCTTTAGGGAGATGGCGTACCGCAACGATTTCGTTGATTTGAGCAGGAACACTGAACGCGCCATTCATGAGGCCAATATAATAGCGCTTACCTGACCATGCAAATTGCATCACTCCAATCGCACCACGTTCTGTGGCAAGTTGTCTTGTTAGTGCAATATCAGACTGGAGCTGTGAGATTGCTGCATAGCGCGCAAAGGATAGTCGCATTTCTGGATATTTTTGTATTGCAATGGTGCTGATTACCATCACAATTAAAAGTGTAATTACCAGTTCTAAAATAGTAAACGCAGACGCATTTAAGGCGTTACGTCTAATACGCTGAATATCGCTACACATAGAATGACCTCACACCAATAGAATGTCGACGCAAATAGTAATTAAGATTAGATATTGGAACGCAGGTTTTCATAACTACTTAACCCAGCTCTTGGAAACTTGTAGACCTAACTACTAGTTTCACTGATCTTCTAGTTCAGAAGCAAGCCCATATTTCTTAAGCCTGTAGCGCAGCGACCTAAAATTTAAGCCCAAAAGCTCTGCTGCATGCTTTTTAATGCCGCCAGTTTGGTCTAACGCTTGCTTAAGTAGCGCCTGCTCGATCTTGGCAAGCTCGGCCTCAAGATCAAGAGGCAACGTAAGTAACTCAGATTCCAAAGCATTTTCTTTGCCCGCTAGAGCGACATTTAAGTCTGGAGGTAAGTGCTCGGGGAGTATTGCGTCTCCTCCAAACACTAGCGCCCGCTCGATAATATTTTCTAACTCTCTGATATTTCCTGGGAAACCATGGCGCATTAGTAGTTCTAAGGCTTTTGGTGAGATTTGCACCCGGGAACCATGTCCTGAACGGTGATGACGGTGGATAAAGTGGGTGACTAACGCTGGAATGTCTTCTTTACGCTCACGTAGCGCGGGAATCATAATTTCTACAACATTGAGGCGATAAAACAAATCTTCACGGAATTTGTTCTCAGCTATAGCTTTTCTCAAGTCTTTATTGGTTGCAGCAATAATGCGCACATCGATTGCAATATCATTTAAACCGCCAACTGGTCTGACCTTACGTTCTTGTAATACACGTAACAACTTGGTTTGCATCGACATTGGGAGTTCGCCGATTTCGTCTAAAAATACGGTTCCGCCTTCGGCTTGCCTAAGTAGGCCAATGCTGTCGTTAATTGCTCCTGTGAAGGAGCCTTTTTTGTGCCCAAAAAGTTCGCTCTCTAATAAGTTCTCAGGCATGGCTCCACAGTTAATGGCAACAAATGGCTTGCGCCCACGTTCACTGCAAGTATGAATCGTTCGTGCAACTACTTCTTTGCCGGTTCCGCTTTCGCCTGTGACTAGCGCTGAGGCATCAGATGTAGCTACGCGTTGGACTAATTCTAGTACGGATTTCATTTGTGAACTTTCAGCTACCAAGGCTGGAACCGCATCTTCGAGAGCCTTGACATCCATATGCGAAGCTTCAGCAATTAGGCGAGTAACTTTTTCATGTAATGAAAGTTGACGCGCCATGTTCCTAAGCTCGCTGACGTCGCGTAGTAGAATTGTCGACCCAATTTCTTCGCCTTTGGGACTCGTTAGTGGCTTGGTTTCAAAATAAATGAATTTCTCTTCTGCGCTAGGGTCAGCGCTGATTGAGAATTCGCCAACTTCTTTTAGATCGCCAGTTTCGCTTTTTAAATTTGCGTTACTGAGTTCAGTGAAAACAGTGTTTAAGTTTGCGCCGACAAGTTCACTGCGAGTGTCGTCAGAAATTCCCAGGACTGCCGCCGCCGCGCGGTTAATATTGGTAATCATTTCTGTGAGATCGACCGTAATCATGCCATCCGGAAGATCGTTAAAGAGTTGTTCCTTTTTCCAACTCAATTCTTGCGCAAGTTCGCGGTGCTCTTCAGCCTCAGTTTCTGCAGAGTCGGCGCGTTTGGAGAGAAATGTTGCTCCGCAACCAACTACGACGAGGCCAGTATAGACCGTTAAAAAGTGTAAAACAGAAGGTTGAATTAAATTGCCCGAGATAATACCAGCGGCAATCAGACCATAACATATGCCCGACAAGGATGCCGCAAGTAGTGCACCTGTATATGATAGTGCATACGCGCCGCCAAAGACTGAGAGTAGGTATAAGAAAAATAGCGGACTAATTGCGCCGCCAGTATAGCTGATGGCAACTGTGGAAAGTGCTACATCTAGGGAAATTTGCATTAAAGCAACAGGAACTAAATTCTGTGCTAAGCGAACGACAATCGCATTTGCTAGTGATACAAAATAGATCAAAGCAATCAGTCGGAAACTTGCATCAGAGACATGCGCGACTCCTTCTTCGCTGGTGAACGACCAAGAGGTGGCACTTAATAAGAGCGATAAGACTGTCACTCGCACAAGCAGCATTGTTTGTAAGTGCTGAAATAGTTCAGACTTAAAACGTAGCCCAAGTGGCTCGAGAAATATTGCTCTTAGAGTGCGCATTAGACCACTGAACCCATTTTAAAGATTGGTAGATACATCGCGATTACGAGTCCGCCGACTAAGGTTCCAAGTACGAGGATCATGATCGGCTCGATTAATTGTTTCAAGGCTGCTACAGCATTATCGACTTCATCTTCATAGAAGTCGGCAATTTTCTTAAGCATCGCATCAAGTGCACCGGTTTGTTCTCCTACCGTAATCATTTGCACCGTCATTGCCGGGAAAATTTTGGATGAGGCAAGCGGTTCAGCCATAGGTCGACCTTCACTAATCGCAAGACGCACGTTCATGATTTCTTTTTCCACGACCTTGTGCCCAGCTGTTCGCGCGCAAATCTGCAATCCTGATAGAATGGGAACACCAGAGCTAATCATCGTTCCAAGTGTGCGTGTAAAGCGTGCCACTGCGACTTTGCGAATTAACTCACCGAAGACTGGAAGCTTGAGATAGATTGGGTGTAAAACTTCTTTGCCGCGATCAGATTTAGCAAAGCGCTTAAACATAAAAAGGAATAAAAATAAACTACCAAAAATCGCAGGGATGTTATTCACGAATAGATTTGATAGGGCGATTACGAAACGCGTTGGCGCTGGTAATGTTCCACCAAAGTCAGCAAATACTTCAGCAAATGTCGGAATTACGAAAATCATCAAGACTGAAGTTACGACGCCAGCAGCGGCGACAACCACTGCGGGATAAATCATCGCGCTCTTTACGCTACGGCGAAGCTTATCGGCTTTTTCGAGATATTCAGCGAGACGCTCGAGAATAATATCCAAGATACCACCAGTTTCTCCGGCTGCAACCATGTTGGTGAAAAGTTCGTCAAAAGCCTTAGGGTGTCGACGCATGCCATCGGCAAGTGAACCACCTTCTTGAACGAAGTCTCGAATATCAAGCAGGATTTTTTTCATTAATGGGTTTTCATGTTGTTTCCCTAATGAATCTAAACCTTG from the bacterium genome contains:
- a CDS encoding sigma 54-interacting transcriptional regulator, translating into MRTLRAIFLEPLGLRFKSELFQHLQTMLLVRVTVLSLLLSATSWSFTSEEGVAHVSDASFRLIALIYFVSLANAIVVRLAQNLVPVALMQISLDVALSTVAISYTGGAISPLFFLYLLSVFGGAYALSYTGALLAASLSGICYGLIAAGIISGNLIQPSVLHFLTVYTGLVVVGCGATFLSKRADSAETEAEEHRELAQELSWKKEQLFNDLPDGMITVDLTEMITNINRAAAAVLGISDDTRSELVGANLNTVFTELSNANLKSETGDLKEVGEFSISADPSAEEKFIYFETKPLTSPKGEEIGSTILLRDVSELRNMARQLSLHEKVTRLIAEASHMDVKALEDAVPALVAESSQMKSVLELVQRVATSDASALVTGESGTGKEVVARTIHTCSERGRKPFVAINCGAMPENLLESELFGHKKGSFTGAINDSIGLLRQAEGGTVFLDEIGELPMSMQTKLLRVLQERKVRPVGGLNDIAIDVRIIAATNKDLRKAIAENKFREDLFYRLNVVEIMIPALRERKEDIPALVTHFIHRHHRSGHGSRVQISPKALELLMRHGFPGNIRELENIIERALVFGGDAILPEHLPPDLNVALAGKENALESELLTLPLDLEAELAKIEQALLKQALDQTGGIKKHAAELLGLNFRSLRYRLKKYGLASELEDQ
- a CDS encoding type II secretion system F family protein, which produces MPVFIWEGTTAAGKRVKGEMEAINSQAVFNALRAQQINPNAKKIMPKGGGLQKEIKVPGFGPKAKVRDIAIFTRQFATMIDAGLPLVQGLDSLGKQHENPLMKKILLDIRDFVQEGGSLADGMRRHPKAFDELFTNMVAAGETGGILDIILERLAEYLEKADKLRRSVKSAMIYPAVVVAAAGVVTSVLMIFVIPTFAEVFADFGGTLPAPTRFVIALSNLFVNNIPAIFGSLFLFLFMFKRFAKSDRGKEVLHPIYLKLPVFGELIRKVAVARFTRTLGTMISSGVPILSGLQICARTAGHKVVEKEIMNVRLAISEGRPMAEPLASSKIFPAMTVQMITVGEQTGALDAMLKKIADFYEDEVDNAVAALKQLIEPIMILVLGTLVGGLVIAMYLPIFKMGSVV